Proteins from a genomic interval of Clostridium sp. M62/1:
- a CDS encoding DUF3846 domain-containing protein encodes MKVLMVQPGEIPHETDIESGLGSLQAAVDGPIQAVYPYEDPVALICNEEGKLIGLPLNRALRDDIGEIYDIIAGNFLITGLGEESFSDLSPDLMEKYKEQFLAPESFVRIGGKILAVKQPVPSPEDKERTQKPPHKSGPEL; translated from the coding sequence ATGAAAGTTTTAATGGTGCAGCCTGGGGAAATCCCCCATGAAACAGATATTGAGTCGGGGCTTGGGTCTTTGCAGGCTGCGGTGGACGGTCCTATCCAGGCGGTTTATCCGTATGAGGACCCTGTGGCCCTGATCTGCAATGAGGAAGGAAAACTTATAGGGCTGCCTTTGAACCGTGCGCTTCGGGATGACATCGGAGAGATTTACGACATCATTGCCGGTAATTTTCTTATCACCGGGCTTGGAGAAGAAAGTTTTTCAGATCTTTCCCCTGACCTGATGGAAAAATATAAGGAACAATTTCTGGCGCCGGAATCGTTCGTGCGGATCGGCGGTAAGATCCTTGCCGTCAAGCAGCCGGTCCCCTCGCCGGAAGATAAAGAGAGGACACAAAAGCCGCCCCATAAATCCGGGCCGGAGCTTTAG
- a CDS encoding PcfB family protein, translating to MQEELERKSISVTVQAAKLTGRVMRAAVAAALRKIEKERTTPKVGRNSMRRLTAQTPDAHKIEVEDRIRSFERYAKKYKVRYHVEKDISVSPPKWTVYFKASQADAIEAAFKKYTQKTVKRENRPSLLSQLSKFKEIARKLARDPVKNKEHGGPER from the coding sequence TTGCAGGAAGAACTTGAACGGAAATCCATATCCGTAACGGTCCAGGCCGCAAAACTGACGGGCCGTGTGATGCGGGCTGCTGTTGCCGCCGCCCTGCGGAAGATTGAAAAAGAGCGCACTACCCCAAAAGTCGGACGGAACAGTATGCGCCGCCTTACGGCGCAGACGCCGGACGCCCATAAGATCGAGGTTGAGGACCGGATTCGCTCTTTTGAGCGGTACGCAAAGAAATATAAAGTCCGCTACCATGTGGAGAAAGACATCAGCGTTTCCCCGCCTAAGTGGACCGTGTATTTTAAGGCAAGCCAGGCTGACGCGATTGAAGCCGCTTTCAAGAAATATACGCAAAAGACGGTAAAACGCGAAAACAGGCCGTCCCTTCTCTCCCAGCTATCGAAATTCAAAGAGATTGCGAGAAAGCTGGCCCGCGACCCTGTAAAAAACAAGGAGCATGGAGGGCCGGAACGATGA
- a CDS encoding VirD4-like conjugal transfer protein, CD1115 family → MKPADFVKKYVLPNLPYLIFLWFFAKVGEAVRLAPGVDASTKLLGLADGFTLAFQTSMPGAAVDWLVGLIGAALVRLVVYVKGKNAKKYRKDVEYGSARWGTKADIAPFMDPKPENNIILTQTEGLMMSGRPKNPAFARNKNVLVVGGSGSGKTRFFIKPNLMQLHSSYVVTDPKGTVLVECGKLLSRGAPKLGKDGKPLRNKKGKIIYEPYQIKVFNTINFKKSMHYNPFAYLHSEKDILKLVTVLIANTKGEGKSGDDFWVKAETLLYTALIGYIYYEAPKNEQNFSTLVEMINAMEVREDDESFKNAVDLLFDALEQKDPDHFALRQYKKYKLAAGKTAKSILISCGARLAPFDIAEVREITMYDELELDLVGDRKTALFFIISDTDATFNFLVSMAYTQLFNLLCERADDKYGGRLPVHVRCLIDEAANIGQIPNLEKLMATIRSREISACLVLQAQSQLKALYKDNMDTIIGNCDSSLFLGGKEETTLKSWSALLGKETIDMYNTSVTKGTQESHGQNFQKLGKDLMSMDELAVMDGGKCLLQVRGVRPFLSRKYDITKHPNYKYLSDFNPKNTFDIEKYLSTRLRVKPDDLFLNYEISPSELAEESADDTE, encoded by the coding sequence ATGAAGCCAGCGGACTTTGTGAAAAAGTATGTGCTGCCCAACCTGCCTTATCTTATATTCCTTTGGTTCTTTGCCAAGGTTGGCGAGGCGGTACGGCTGGCTCCCGGTGTTGACGCTTCTACAAAGCTGCTGGGACTGGCGGATGGCTTTACCCTGGCCTTTCAGACTTCTATGCCCGGCGCGGCGGTTGACTGGCTGGTTGGGCTGATCGGCGCTGCGCTGGTTCGTCTGGTGGTCTATGTGAAAGGGAAAAATGCCAAAAAGTACCGGAAGGATGTGGAATACGGGAGCGCCCGCTGGGGCACAAAGGCGGATATTGCCCCCTTTATGGACCCCAAGCCGGAAAACAACATCATCCTGACCCAGACGGAAGGGCTTATGATGTCCGGCAGACCCAAAAATCCGGCTTTTGCCCGGAATAAAAATGTGCTGGTGGTTGGCGGCTCTGGTTCCGGCAAGACCCGTTTTTTCATAAAACCAAACCTGATGCAGCTCCATTCTTCCTATGTAGTGACAGATCCGAAGGGCACTGTCCTGGTGGAGTGCGGAAAGCTGCTCTCCCGCGGCGCTCCCAAGCTGGGCAAGGACGGAAAGCCCCTACGCAATAAGAAAGGCAAGATCATTTATGAGCCTTATCAGATCAAGGTATTCAATACTATTAACTTTAAGAAAAGTATGCACTATAATCCCTTCGCGTATCTACATTCGGAGAAGGATATATTAAAGCTGGTAACAGTGCTGATCGCCAATACCAAAGGGGAAGGAAAATCCGGGGACGATTTTTGGGTGAAAGCCGAAACGTTGCTTTACACGGCGCTGATCGGCTACATTTATTATGAGGCTCCCAAGAATGAGCAGAATTTTTCCACTTTGGTAGAAATGATAAATGCCATGGAGGTTCGGGAGGATGATGAATCGTTCAAAAACGCGGTTGACCTTCTCTTTGACGCTTTGGAGCAGAAAGACCCGGACCACTTCGCCCTCCGGCAATATAAAAAATATAAACTGGCGGCTGGCAAGACAGCGAAGTCGATTTTGATTAGCTGCGGAGCCAGGCTTGCGCCTTTTGATATTGCGGAAGTCCGGGAGATCACCATGTATGACGAGCTGGAGCTGGATTTGGTCGGGGACCGGAAAACAGCCCTGTTCTTTATCATTTCCGATACGGACGCCACATTCAACTTCCTGGTGAGCATGGCCTATACGCAGCTTTTCAACCTGCTTTGTGAAAGAGCGGATGATAAGTATGGAGGCCGGCTGCCGGTGCATGTGCGCTGTCTGATCGACGAGGCGGCTAACATTGGGCAGATTCCGAACCTCGAAAAACTCATGGCAACGATCCGGTCCAGAGAGATTTCGGCCTGCCTGGTGCTGCAGGCGCAGAGCCAGTTGAAAGCACTGTATAAGGATAACATGGACACCATTATCGGCAACTGTGATTCCAGCTTATTCCTGGGAGGAAAGGAAGAAACCACCCTAAAAAGCTGGAGTGCCCTGCTGGGGAAAGAAACCATTGATATGTATAATACCAGCGTCACGAAAGGTACGCAGGAATCCCACGGCCAGAACTTCCAAAAGCTGGGCAAGGATCTGATGTCTATGGACGAGCTGGCTGTGATGGATGGCGGGAAGTGTCTGCTGCAGGTGCGTGGCGTCCGGCCCTTCCTGTCCAGAAAGTACGATATTACAAAACACCCCAATTATAAGTACCTTTCGGATTTTAACCCGAAAAATACGTTTGATATAGAAAAATACCTGTCTACCCGCTTGCGGGTGAAGCCGGACGATTTGTTCCTCAACTATGAGATCAGCCCGTCCGAGCTGGCGGAAGAATCCGCAGACGATACCGAATAG
- a CDS encoding YfkD family protein has protein sequence MRKIKTILGIVFSLAIVTTMNTTVFAANDSGIPERRGVYIRECVGYEPNYTNIDYTHKLLGSVSGDNTQGSSPMQITYQYEQSGTTTASIAGYANGTTEANVVFAKMQAEVGVEVTGSRSWTKGTSAGVSYSIAPGKFEVLNVYIPAVRTAGRLKYKVYMDGYPENVFYEYKTLTESYAPQKNSVHYKVTTSSYSAIKVPKGMTVYTPTGVYKAQ, from the coding sequence ATGAGAAAAATCAAAACAATATTAGGGATAGTTTTTTCTTTAGCTATTGTAACAACAATGAACACTACTGTTTTTGCAGCTAACGATTCAGGAATACCAGAACGTAGAGGAGTATATATACGAGAATGTGTAGGTTATGAGCCTAATTATACGAATATTGATTATACTCATAAATTATTAGGTTCTGTTTCAGGCGATAATACTCAAGGCTCAAGTCCTATGCAAATTACATATCAATATGAACAAAGCGGAACAACCACCGCATCTATTGCGGGTTATGCCAATGGCACAACAGAAGCAAATGTTGTTTTTGCAAAAATGCAGGCGGAAGTAGGAGTTGAAGTTACCGGTTCACGTAGTTGGACAAAAGGAACATCAGCGGGTGTCTCATATAGTATTGCACCGGGGAAATTTGAAGTGTTAAATGTTTATATTCCTGCTGTTAGAACAGCTGGTCGTTTAAAATACAAGGTTTATATGGACGGCTATCCTGAAAATGTTTTTTATGAATATAAAACATTAACAGAATCTTATGCACCACAAAAAAATTCTGTCCATTATAAAGTAACAACTTCTAGCTACTCAGCCATAAAAGTTCCAAAGGGAATGACGGTATACACGCCAACAGGAGTATATAAAGCACAATGA